Proteins encoded in a region of the Syntrophorhabdaceae bacterium genome:
- a CDS encoding NAD(P)-binding domain-containing protein: MQLIDKITSREAKIGVIGLGYVGLPLVVEFCKAGFKVIGFDIDPEKVSLLKLGKSYIKHIDISPLYENDSLFTPTSDFAGLSEMDCIIICVPTPLNKHREPYMSYVFNTTRTMIYNAFRGYQS, encoded by the coding sequence ATGCAGCTTATCGATAAGATAACATCAAGGGAAGCAAAAATAGGTGTAATAGGACTCGGCTATGTTGGCTTGCCCCTCGTAGTTGAATTCTGTAAGGCTGGTTTTAAGGTTATAGGCTTTGATATTGACCCTGAGAAGGTATCATTACTAAAGCTCGGAAAGAGTTATATCAAACACATTGATATTTCACCACTTTATGAAAATGACTCATTATTTACGCCTACAAGTGATTTTGCAGGGCTGTCAGAGATGGATTGTATTATAATCTGTGTCCCAACCCCTTTAAACAAACATCGTGAGCCATATATGTCCTATGTCTTTAATACCACCAGGACTATGATATATAATGCTTTTCGTGGATACCAAAGTTGA